The Effusibacillus lacus sequence CAAAAGAGAAGGCACCTTTAAAAAGAGCGTATCAAAAAACATTAGAGAAGTTCTTTTACATTGGATATCAACAAGATGGGGATGCGGTTATCCCCATACTGCCTCCAAAGGAAAAACTTCCTACCTTTGGCCAGTTTAAGTATTGGTTCACCAAAGAATTGGATTTAAAGGAAACTCTCTCGAAAAGGTACGGGAAGAAAAATTATGAATTAAAATTTCGCCCCAGTTTGGGCAGCTCAACGTATGAATCGTTTGGGCCGGGATCGAGGTTTCAAATTGATGCTACGATTGCAGATGTTTTCCTGGTCAGTGAATATAAGCGGGAATGGATTATTGGAAGACCTGTCGTTTACGTTGTCATAGACGTTTTCAGTCGAATGATCACCGGCTTATACGTTGGGCTTGAGGGTCCAAGTTGGCTGGGCGCTATGATGGCCTTGGCGAATACCACTGCCGATAAGGTGAAATTCTGTACGGAATACGGAATTCACATTGAACCTGATGAATGGATTTGCAGTCACTTGCCGCAAAAATTGACTGCGGATCGCGGTGAATTGGAAGGGAACAAGCCGTCAAATCTGATCAGCGCTTTAGGTGTCGATGTGGAAACGGAACCTCCCTATCGGGCTGACTGGAAAGGGATTGTGGAACAACAGTTCCGATTATTAAACCTAAGGTCGGTCAAATGGGTGCCAGGTGCCGTCCAGTCTAGAATGAAAGAGCGGGAAGGGACTATCGGCTGGACGCAACATTGACTTTACGAGAATTTACGAAAATTATGATCCGAAGTGTCCTCTATCATAATAACCATCACTATATGGAATGGTATGACCGAAACGAATTTCTGGTAGCGGATGAAATCGATCCGATCCCGAGAGAATTGTGGAATTGGGGAATTAAAAATCGGACGGGACGGTTGAAAAAGCAGCCCGAAGACATCGTGAAATTAAATCTGTTATATCAAGGTACGGCAACAGTAACTCCGTCGGGAATACTTTTCAAAGGAATGTATTACGGCTGTGATCTGGCGACAAAAGAACAATGGTATACAAGGGCACGGGTGAGAGGAAGTTGGAAAGTAAAAGTTTGTTATGATCCGAGAACAACCAACGAGATTTATTTGTGGTTGGAAGACGGGAAAAAGTTTGAAACTTGCGTATTGCTGGAACGGGAAGAACGGTATTTGAACAAGCGTTTTGAAGAGGTTGAGGATTTGCTTGAGATTGAAAAACACTCCACGAGGGAAAAACTTGATAGCGTGATGAGGGCGAAAATTGAACTCGATGCATATACGAAGGCTGTCGTTGAAGAAGCTGTGCGAAAAACCGGTGCGGCGATTCAAAAAAGTGCATTAAGCGATCGAAATCGTATCGAGAAAAACCGACAACGGAGAAAAATGGAAAAGGAAATGAATCGCACGCAAGAAGCGTTTGTTCTGGGAAAACCCCCTGTTGCCAATGAACGAAAAGCTCAAATTGTTCCTTTATCGGCTAACGATTCTTCACACTTAGAGACCAGTTATATTCCACCGGCAAAAAAGATTTCACAGATAAAAGCTTACCTAAAAGAAGATGATGGTGAAAGTACGTGAGTGAAAACACTTTTCCAAAGTTTCATATCGCTGAAGGTTTGACGGTTGAGGCAAAATACCTTGATCCGCTGTTGGATGACTACAGAAACAACCCGTTAATTGAAGCGCTGCCCCCGATTTGGGATGAAGCAACGGTTGCTAATCAAATGGCATCTCGACCTGTGTACAAGACTGAGGAATGTTCGTTGCCCCCTCATTTGCGCCTGCATTGCGTACAAAGGATTACGAGGGACTATTTCCAACCGCTGTCCCACCATTTGGATTTGGAACAACGCATTTCACGATTGCTGAGGGATGGGTATGTGGGGCGGAATCCGCTGACTCCAAATTACGCTTTTCGAGCCAGGAAGGATGCCTATCAACTGATAACCAGCGGTTCGATCGAAGGATACCCCGTTAACAATCCCACTTCATCGGGATTTGCGTTTGTCGGGATATCCGGGATCGGCAAATCCTCCGCCGTTTTAAGAGTCCTGTCCATGTATCCTCAAGTGGTGGTGCACAGCCAGTACCGGGGAAAAAATTTAAGCTTGTACCAAATCGTATGGGTAAAAATGGACTGTCCGCATGACGGATCCATTCGGGGACTGTGTCTCAACTTTTTTCTTGCGGTGGACAGTTTGGTCGGCAGCCAATACTACAAAAGGTATGCCAGCGGGAGAAAAACAGTTGATGAACTGCTGCCTATTATGGCGCAAGTTGCTGCTGTCCATTGCATCGGAGTGTTAGTCATTGACGAAATCCAAAACCTGATTGAAGCCAAAGTTGGATCGGCCTCAAAAATGCTGAATTTCTTTGTCCAATTGGTGAATACAATTGGACTTCCGGTGATTGTAGTAGGTACATTTAAGGCGTTACCCATACTTAACGGAGAATTCCGGAATGCCCGTCGTGGAACCGGTCAAGGGGATTTGATCTGGGATCGATTAAAAAAGGACGAGGAATGGGAATTCCTGCTTCAGGGTCTTTGGAAATACCAATGGACGACCAACAGAGTTTCGCTGTCGGAAGAGTTCATTCAAACAATGTATGAAGAGTCACAGGGTATCACCGATATAGCAATCAAACTGTTTATGTTGGCCCAGTGGCGAGCGATTGACCGAGGAATTGAGACAATCAGTCCTGCCTTGCTGCGATCGGTGGCGCGGGATCAACTGCAACTTCTGCAGCCGGCGTTAAACGCCTTACGGTCAGGGGACACTCGAAAAATTGAACAGTTTGGAGACGTATATTCTAGTCTAAAAATTGATGACTTCTTAAATGAATTATCGGCACGCCATAAACGTCAGGAACGTATTGAGATTCTGAAACAAGAACTGGGATTTGACGTTCGGAATCAAACCGCGAATGAAATTGTGAATTGGCTAACAGGTGCAGGGATCCATGAGCCCGTTGCCAAGGAAGCGGCAAACAGGTTTGTTGAGGAACATTTTGATTCACTCGATGAGGTCGATGTCCATCAGGAAGCGCTTAAATTCGCAATACATTTGCAGCAAAAGAATGAACCAACGGATGTTGGTAAAAAGAGCGAAAAGAAACGTACGAAAATAACTCCAGTTGAAGCTGATGATGTGAGGTCCATCGTTCAACAAGGACGAACCAAAAAGTTAACGGCGTATGCTTCTCTCAAAGCAGCCAACTATATCAAAGATCCGATGGAATTTATTTCTTAGGAGATACGAAAAAACGATGTTGACATTCTTTCCCGACCCGTACCCGGATGAGATCCTCTATAGTGTTTTCGGCAGATATCACTTGCGGAGCGGAAATATCAGTTGTAAGGCAACACTAATGGACTTGTTTGGTACAACGTCTGTCGTTGCGACAATCGATTTGCCGAGTCATCTTCAGATGCTATGTGACAGGTTACCGGCGAACCATGGCTACAACCCGGAAAAATTCATCCGGGAAAATACGTTGTTCCCATTTTACGCTCCCTTTTTGCCCGAACAAAGAGCCAACCATGTGGTTGAATTAATAAAAAGCTCCAGAGGGAACGGGATACATACGTCCACTGGGATTATGGCGGGAGGAGTCGTCACCAAAAATCAATTGTATCTCTGCCGGAAGTGTTATTCCGAGGATATTCAAATGTTTGGAGAAGCATATTGGCATCGAACCCATCAAGCCCCCGGGGTTTATTTCTGCCCCAAACATCAAGAGATCTTGTGGGTTTACAAATCAGTTTCCATGAATCGTCACGAATACATCCCGGTTCCCTTAAAGCTGGATCAATCACAAGTAAAGAAGAGTCTTGCGATAACGGATTTATCTACAAAAACAATGCACTATCTGAATGAGTTGGTGAAAGATATCCACTTACTTTTAACCCACACGTCAATTCCATATTTATATAAAACAAAACAAACCATTCTTCCCCGTTTACGGCAATTGGGATACGCAACAGTGAACGGAAGGATTAAGCAAGATAAGCTCCATGAACAATTCCGACTTTTTTATGGGGAAGAGCTTTTGAACTTGTTAGATTCAAACATTGAGGGAGAAACAAGCTGGCTTACCTTTGCGACCAGAAAAGAACGTCGAGTGGTGCATCCGGTACGTCAATTGTTGCTTATCCGTCTTCTGTACGGGTCTTTTGAAGAGTTCTTGAAAAATTATGGACAAGAGTATCTGCCGTTCGGAAAAAATCCGTGGCCATGTTTAAATAAGGCTGCAGCACATTACATGAATTCGGTTGTGACAACCTGCAAGATTACCACCTGTTCGGACACCAGGCGGCCAGTAGGAACCTTTTATTGCGGTTGCGGCTTTGTTTATTCCCGACGCGGTCCGGATCAAGTGGAAGAAGATCGATACAGGATCGGACGCGTAAAACGTTTTGGAGAAATATGGTTTTCAAAATTGGATGAACTTTTGAAACAGGATAACTTGTCACTCCGCAAGATTGCAAAGGAACTTGGAGTAGATACAAACACAGTCATAAAATATTCAAAACCAACTTCGTCGTTCGAAATAGTAAACCAAAACGAGGCTGTAACCAAACAAACGAACAACGCTAAAAAGATCAAACCGGAAGAAAGAAAAAAGAGTCCCGTCAATAAGGAGACGGGTCAAGCAAACCGTGTCAATTGGGAGCTTCGAGATCTTGAACTAAGTATAATCGTGGAAACGGAATGTAAAAAAATCCTTGCCGATCTGGATAATAAACCAACACGTGTCACGTTTTCCAGGGTAGCAAAACGTATTGGAAAACTAAATTTCATGCAAAGGAATAAGGGAAAGCTCCCCATCACAATGTCCGTTTTGGGGCAGTACGTAGAATCGGTTGAACATTTTCAAACACGAAGAGTGAAATGGATTGTTCAAGAATTGGTAGCCGGAAATGAAGAATTAAAGCGATGGAGAATCGAGAAATTGGCCGGTTTAAAACCAGGGTATGGAGAACAGGTTCAAGATGAAATCGAAAAACAGTTGAAGCAATTTGCTTTTTATGCGCCAAAACCTTGGAGCGAGGGGGAAATAACTTGGCGACAATTAAATTAAGGCCGTGGCCGTTTCGCTCTGGAGAACCAATTGAATTGTTCTGGTTTGGCTCACTTTTTCAAGACCACCAGGGCAACTGGAAGATACCGGTTGCTTTTAAAATAAAAAACGATATTCAAATTGTGAATTACCCATGGGGGACTCTTCCCCTTCTTCGACTTGGCCAACAATATGTCGACGGCTCAATCGGTCCTTTTTCTCTAAAGAGAGGGATGGTGGATTCATTAACGTTAACAAACAGTGAAGAGGGGGATGTGTGTCAAGGGTTTGATTTGCCAAGCCAATTAATTTATTTCCATAAAATTCGTGACTTAGGGACGCAAAAGCTCAGGAAATTTCGAATCGGAAAAATCACCTACTATATTCCCTGTATTGAGATCATTAGGAGTTTTTTCGCAAAGACACGTACTTTGGCGTATTCACTGCTTGAGCCAAACGGTTTGGAGATGTTGATTAATGATTTCCGGGAAGAGGATAACAAGGCAGAAATCGATTTGAGCAGGCGTATTCCGAATAACATGGTAAACGAGAATCTAATCACACATCTTGCTTGGATTCTTGGGAATGAGAATGTGCGAACCGTTTGGAATGAAATTTACAATCATATATATCAAGAAGCATTAGCAAAATCTCCAATCAATCCGGTGATACAATTTCGAAACGGCATTCCGATCCAAGCGCGTTTACCGGTTTCGAGTTTTTCGAAGATAACATACAGGGGCCTTAAAGCGCAGAATCATGTATTGATCTTAGAAATTCTTGGGATAGCGGGATTAAATATTCCGTATAGACGGATTATGTATTCTCATTCTTCTTTGAAGCAAAAGGTACGCATTCAAGGTGAAAAAAGATTAAAGTTGACCCAAAAGCGAATGAATGAGGATTACGTTTTGGAGGAGAATAGCCGATCGGCAAAGGAAGACGTAAACCAAAGTACGGTTGAGATTTCACCGACGTTGTTAACGTATGACAGGAAGCCGGAGGTAAGTGTTAGATTTAGCGAACAGCAACCAATTAATACGGGGAACGGATATGTAGTGGTGTCAGGCAAAGGAGGCAAGTACATTGGAACAGCACAAAAAGTGAGTACTCAAGATTCGGTATATGGTGGAGACACTACGCCAATCGAATTCGGAACAATAACAACGGTTCCAATACAAAGAGGGATTGGACTTGAAGGCTTTTTCCGGGTCATACAATACATTCAGAAGATGTATCCAGAAATAAAGATCAATGCGAGCGTTGCTTATTTACCGTCCGGAAAAAGGTTTTCTGTGTGTCCGGATGGAACTCGAAGAACATGTGCAATTGTTCAACTCAACATTTCAAATCATGTTCGATATCTGTTGGAAATCGCCAGGCCGGATGGATGGTCAATTTCCACGCTGATGTTAATTCCAAAGCCGGGATTGGGGGTTCAAATAATTGAACGTTACATCTCGATCTTGCTGGAAAGTGTTGTTGAAAAGGGCGGACATTGGGATCAAGACATACTAGACAAGTGTAGAGATTTGGAAATTGAAAGGATCAGACACTACAAAAACGATACGGTTGAAAGTTGGGCTGTTAGATTGGTTGGGAGAATTGTTTAATACATATTTTATTCACAACATTTATTGTAGCCAGTAGTAATCATATCTTCTGATCATTCTGGAAATAAAGAACGGGATTTGAGATGAATGATTAACGATGGTGATTTGTTACAGTATTTAAGGTAAAATAAAAGAATAATATGTTCATATCTGAAACGCTATTTGGGTAAAATATAAAAAAGGAATGATTTATTTAACATTCCTCATTAATAAGTATACATAAAGGAATGTGGTGCTATGTCAGTTCCAAATAAGGTAAAACTGCCTATTATACGAAGAGTACAATTGAAAAATTTTTCATTATATTCACGCCAAAAAGTTATTTCAGTTGAGTTATCCAATGGCGTTTTTTGTTTAGTTGGGGCAAATGGGTTAGGAAAATCAACTTTCATCGCTACTTTGAACTTTGCTCTTACTGGAATTGTCCCGGATCCGAAACATAAATTTCAATCAGTGGAAGAGTATTATTTCGACAATTTGAAATTTTCTTCAGAATATTTTTCTGGGCGTATTAACGAAAATGACCGAGATGTCGCGGAAGTATCAATTGAGATGGTTGTAGGTGATAAAATAATCGCTTTTACTAGGGGCATATTTGACATCGAACAACTTAGAGAATTTACTGTTTATGATATTGATGGAAAAACTATTCTAAACAATACTGCAGATCTTTCCCCTGCTGAGCGGAATGACGAATTCAAGAAAATCATGACTGAATGCATAGGCTTAAATACGTTTACTCAGTATGTTTTTCTTCAGCACTTTGTGTTTACTTTTGATGAAAGTCGCCGTTTGTTATTCTGGGATCAAAAAGTATTGGAGCAAGCATTATATTTGGCGTTTGGTGTAAATCATGAACAAGCTAAAAAGGCTGATGCATTAAGACGGGAAACTGAGAAAGCTGATTCATTATGGCGAAACTATGGATGGCAGGCAACAGAGATTCAGAAAAAAATTAAAGAAATTGAATCTGCATTAACACGCTCAACAAATAAGGATTACTCTGAATTAGTTGAATACCATAAAAAATTAACATTAAGTAAAGACAATATAGAAGAATTGGTTAATTCGTTGGAACACCAACTTAAAGATACAAACTTAGCACTTACTGAAGTGAGTGCAAAACAAGCTGTATTGAGAAACAAATACTCTGAAGAATTTTTAAAGTATATAAATCAAAATACTAAACTGTCGGATCATCCATTAGTGGTTTCCTCTATCAATGATTGTAAGTGTGGACTTTGCGGTAATGCTGGTGAATCAGTTGTAGAACGCATTAAGCAAAAAATTAATAATGAATGCCCCTTATGTGGGAGTCTGATTCAAAACAATGTAATCGAAACTAATAAAATAGATGAACTAAGAAAAATCGACCAAGATATTATTGTTCTAAAAAATAAGGCGGATGAAATTATTAAAACTCAAGATCGGATAAATAAAGAACTCCAAGAGGCTAGGCAAGAGTTGTATAAAGTTGAAAAAGAGCTCCAAGAATTTGAGAATGAAAATAAAGAGACACTCACTAAGATAAAGCATTCTAGAGAAAACAATTTAGATGAAATTTTAGAACCATACCGTATACAGTTGAAAGAGCTTTTGAAAAATAGGGACGAACAATATAAACGTAGAGAAAAAAACAAAGCGGAGCTATTAAAGCTTCAGCGCCAGTTGGAAAAACAATATGTGGATGCTGAAGAAAAATTCGTTCCGTTATTTAAAACGTTGGCTTATAGCTTTATTGGGCTTGATTTGGACATTGTTATGGAAACTAAGAGTAGGCCGGGTATCACACTAAATTTGAAAGTAAAAAATGTTTCACGGAGACAACAACATACCCTTTCTGAAAGTCAAAGATTTTTTATTGATATAGCTCTGAGAATGGCCTTAACACAGTATATAACATGTGACAGTGGAGAGGCTTGTTTGTTTATAGATACTCCGGAAGGCTCCTTGGATATCGCGTATGAAAGTAGGGCTGGGAATATGTTCGCCCGATTTATTGAGAACAATTATAGGATTATTATGACAGCCAACATTAACAGTTCAAGATTGTTAATTTCCTTGGGAGAACAGTGTGGAAGTGATAGAATGAAAATTTGCCGTATGACTTCTTGGACCGATCTTTCGGATGTGCAAATTTCCGAGGAGAAATTATTTGAGCAAGCTTATAAGGCAATTGAAGATGCCCTAACAATAAAAGAAGGTACAAAAAATGATTAATCCTTATGCTTTTTTTGACTGTTTATCTATTGGAAAGAGATTAGATAAACTATTAGGAAATTTGTCAGTGGCTGAAGTACAGCTATTTTCATATTTATCATGTTTACTGTCGCTTTATAAAAACCATCCAGTTTCTGAATGGGGGTACCAGTTTGCGGGTACCAAAGATGGTTCACCATTTAGTCGTGAGATAGAAGATTCCTTTTGGTATTTGTTGAAAATGGGGTGTTTGATCCAGAAGGGGGATTACTATCAACTTACAGAAAAAGGTGAGCAACAGTTTATCTTGTTAAATAGAATTGAAACGAATAATAAACGTGTAATGTATCATGAAGCCGCTTGTTCTAGTTTGCTTTCATTACCAGTCGGACTAATTAGAGAAGCACTATTTAACGAACCCGAGCTTAGTAGAGTTATGAAGCTTTCTAGCACAAGGCATCTATTAGATGGACCGGGACTAGAAGTAATATATGAGCACTTCGCAGCTTTAAGTTCAGCCATTGGAGTAGACATCCAGGATCTTTTAGTTCCTTCTGTTTTGTGGCTAACATTTCTAGCCCAGATGTCTCAGGAAAAACAAGAGGGACAGGAGGAAGATTAATGTGAAAATTAACGTCTCTAATCTAAAAAAATTAGTCGAGAGTCATTATACCACCATGATTATAAAACACTACGGATCTGAGGGGATGAGTTATTTAAGAGATTTATTAACAAATATTCATGACGTATTTAAATACATCTCCACTGAAGTTACTTATGGACCTATTGTTATTTTTTCCAATGTAACCGTGGAGGATGTACCCTTTGACCTTAAAGAATCAATTACGATTTACGACTTGAGTATGATTGCACAGTACAATTTGACAAGCTTTACTCTTCAAATTTTACCTAATGGTCAATATCTATTGTGGAGAGAAACTCCTGACAACCTAACCGAGTATTCCAAAAATCGAATAGTATATTTATTTGAACACGGGACGGAATCATTTTGGGCAAATGGCGATAATCAAGTATTGCCAAAACTAATTAATTCGTACGGAAGTATGTTTTGTATTCCAACCTTTAATGATTTAAATGATGCATTAGAACATTACAAATCAAGAATGGTTAGACAATCTTCATGTGAAATTCTATCTGGCATATGGTTTGATGAAAAGAGATTATTTTTTAAAAATTCTCCAGAAACTATAATACGAAAATCGTTGACAAACTTTTTAAAAGCTAGTCTTAGAGGGGATGTAGAAGTTAGGCCTGAGCAAATTGTAGATGAAACTCATCCCGTTGATATTAAGGTTACATGGATGTTTACAAATAGGCTTGCCTTGATTGAAATAAAGTGGTTAGGTAAATCCTTGGGTGAAGACGGAAAAATTAAGAATGACTACACAGATTATAGAGCTCGAGAAGGTGCCAAACAATTAGCAGAATATCTAGATAGTAATAAGATTCAAGCGCCTCTACATGTAACAAGAGGTTATTTAGTCATCATAGATGGAAGAAGACGGGGGCTAAACGAATCAACTAAATCTATTGATACATCAAAAGGACTTTTTTATGAATCTAGAGAGATTAATTTTGACCCGCCGTATCATGAACATAGAGACGATTTTCATAGACCGTTTAGAATGTTTGTTGAACCGATTTGTTCTTAGAACTTCAGTCTTAGTTTGACTGAAGTTTTTGTTGTAATTGGCGTAATTACTTTTAGGTTAATGTTCCTAAGAAATTAGATGTTTTTAGGTATTCCGGAAACGATGCTCCTTTGATAAAATTTACCTAAGATGTCTAAAGAGATTGAGGAAGGCGGAATTTATGGATAGTTTAAGTTTGTCTGACTGGATGGAGTTCTATAACGATAAGGTTAGTGCATCAAAAAATAAAAAGAGAAAAATAAATCGTTGGTATCCAATTCTAGAGGGATTTTCTAATAATTTCGTTGAGTTAGTATTAAAAGAGCAAGAGAATATGCCCAGTCTTTGTTTGGATCCTTTTGCAGGCGGAGGTACAACTCCGCTGACAGCACAATTAAACGGAGTAAGATGTATTTCGTTTGAAGTTAGTCCATTTATGAGTCAGGTTTGTCGATCTAAACTGCGAAATGATTATAAATTTTTAGAGTTACAAAGAGTAATAGATGATATAGAGGAGTATTTATCTAAACCGATAAACCATGGATTTGAAATCGGGTTAAAAACTATATCAAAAAAAGAAGGATTAGATAAATGGCTGTTTCACAAAACTGCATTAGATTCCCTCTTATCAATACGAAAAGCTATAGATGTTGTTTCTGGTCCGAAATATAAGGACTTACTATATGTAACTTTAGGGTCGATTTTGTTAAATTATTGCAATGCATCTAGAGATGGTAAAGCGTTAAGATATCGAGAAAATTGGGAGAGAAAGGTGCATAAGAGAAAAACCATTTATAGAGATTTTTTAACAAAGTGTAGGGA is a genomic window containing:
- a CDS encoding DNA methyltransferase — its product is MDSLSLSDWMEFYNDKVSASKNKKRKINRWYPILEGFSNNFVELVLKEQENMPSLCLDPFAGGGTTPLTAQLNGVRCISFEVSPFMSQVCRSKLRNDYKFLELQRVIDDIEEYLSKPINHGFEIGLKTISKKEGLDKWLFHKTALDSLLSIRKAIDVVSGPKYKDLLYVTLGSILLNYCNASRDGKALRYRENWERKVHKRKTIYRDFLTKCREEVLPDVKSIEEEAKKNPLSNLKDFYSGDCRQLTHLVADNSIDVIITSPPYLNSRDYTDSHMVELWLLGHVTSYSDVANLRRKTMRSHVQVRWGESPLPNSELLRSAFHRIMSFESEFWNKNIPNMISGYFSDLEELLFKLKPKMRTGGKIYINVANSSYFGVVIETDKIIAEIAQNLGYTVLDIRIARRIKCSSQQSDEIKWLRESVVVLMA
- a CDS encoding helix-turn-helix domain-containing protein, with amino-acid sequence MLDWITENTVVEWKHSETDEEGYIERILWVDPRRDIVVTIAMNDDKAMPLVRTFDEYTSNLIDRKHKVIEWTDSNILLLPDESIPEKHKQIRDKAWHIIGPLVTEEPDIYDPKMRGLLVSEVVKNHGIHKSTVYRYLRRYWQGGKIVNTLLPYYDNCGGKGKEREAGMNKRGRPRKFAEEDVGINIDDEVKRLFRTGIRLFYNTKEKAPLKRAYQKTLEKFFYIGYQQDGDAVIPILPPKEKLPTFGQFKYWFTKELDLKETLSKRYGKKNYELKFRPSLGSSTYESFGPGSRFQIDATIADVFLVSEYKREWIIGRPVVYVVIDVFSRMITGLYVGLEGPSWLGAMMALANTTADKVKFCTEYGIHIEPDEWICSHLPQKLTADRGELEGNKPSNLISALGVDVETEPPYRADWKGIVEQQFRLLNLRSVKWVPGAVQSRMKEREGTIGWTQH
- a CDS encoding Tn7-like element transposition protein TnsE; its protein translation is MATIKLRPWPFRSGEPIELFWFGSLFQDHQGNWKIPVAFKIKNDIQIVNYPWGTLPLLRLGQQYVDGSIGPFSLKRGMVDSLTLTNSEEGDVCQGFDLPSQLIYFHKIRDLGTQKLRKFRIGKITYYIPCIEIIRSFFAKTRTLAYSLLEPNGLEMLINDFREEDNKAEIDLSRRIPNNMVNENLITHLAWILGNENVRTVWNEIYNHIYQEALAKSPINPVIQFRNGIPIQARLPVSSFSKITYRGLKAQNHVLILEILGIAGLNIPYRRIMYSHSSLKQKVRIQGEKRLKLTQKRMNEDYVLEENSRSAKEDVNQSTVEISPTLLTYDRKPEVSVRFSEQQPINTGNGYVVVSGKGGKYIGTAQKVSTQDSVYGGDTTPIEFGTITTVPIQRGIGLEGFFRVIQYIQKMYPEIKINASVAYLPSGKRFSVCPDGTRRTCAIVQLNISNHVRYLLEIARPDGWSISTLMLIPKPGLGVQIIERYISILLESVVEKGGHWDQDILDKCRDLEIERIRHYKNDTVESWAVRLVGRIV
- a CDS encoding ATP-binding protein yields the protein MSENTFPKFHIAEGLTVEAKYLDPLLDDYRNNPLIEALPPIWDEATVANQMASRPVYKTEECSLPPHLRLHCVQRITRDYFQPLSHHLDLEQRISRLLRDGYVGRNPLTPNYAFRARKDAYQLITSGSIEGYPVNNPTSSGFAFVGISGIGKSSAVLRVLSMYPQVVVHSQYRGKNLSLYQIVWVKMDCPHDGSIRGLCLNFFLAVDSLVGSQYYKRYASGRKTVDELLPIMAQVAAVHCIGVLVIDEIQNLIEAKVGSASKMLNFFVQLVNTIGLPVIVVGTFKALPILNGEFRNARRGTGQGDLIWDRLKKDEEWEFLLQGLWKYQWTTNRVSLSEEFIQTMYEESQGITDIAIKLFMLAQWRAIDRGIETISPALLRSVARDQLQLLQPALNALRSGDTRKIEQFGDVYSSLKIDDFLNELSARHKRQERIEILKQELGFDVRNQTANEIVNWLTGAGIHEPVAKEAANRFVEEHFDSLDEVDVHQEALKFAIHLQQKNEPTDVGKKSEKKRTKITPVEADDVRSIVQQGRTKKLTAYASLKAANYIKDPMEFIS
- a CDS encoding AAA family ATPase; amino-acid sequence: MSVPNKVKLPIIRRVQLKNFSLYSRQKVISVELSNGVFCLVGANGLGKSTFIATLNFALTGIVPDPKHKFQSVEEYYFDNLKFSSEYFSGRINENDRDVAEVSIEMVVGDKIIAFTRGIFDIEQLREFTVYDIDGKTILNNTADLSPAERNDEFKKIMTECIGLNTFTQYVFLQHFVFTFDESRRLLFWDQKVLEQALYLAFGVNHEQAKKADALRRETEKADSLWRNYGWQATEIQKKIKEIESALTRSTNKDYSELVEYHKKLTLSKDNIEELVNSLEHQLKDTNLALTEVSAKQAVLRNKYSEEFLKYINQNTKLSDHPLVVSSINDCKCGLCGNAGESVVERIKQKINNECPLCGSLIQNNVIETNKIDELRKIDQDIIVLKNKADEIIKTQDRINKELQEARQELYKVEKELQEFENENKETLTKIKHSRENNLDEILEPYRIQLKELLKNRDEQYKRREKNKAELLKLQRQLEKQYVDAEEKFVPLFKTLAYSFIGLDLDIVMETKSRPGITLNLKVKNVSRRQQHTLSESQRFFIDIALRMALTQYITCDSGEACLFIDTPEGSLDIAYESRAGNMFARFIENNYRIIMTANINSSRLLISLGEQCGSDRMKICRMTSWTDLSDVQISEEKLFEQAYKAIEDALTIKEGTKND
- a CDS encoding Mu transposase C-terminal domain-containing protein, giving the protein MTLREFTKIMIRSVLYHNNHHYMEWYDRNEFLVADEIDPIPRELWNWGIKNRTGRLKKQPEDIVKLNLLYQGTATVTPSGILFKGMYYGCDLATKEQWYTRARVRGSWKVKVCYDPRTTNEIYLWLEDGKKFETCVLLEREERYLNKRFEEVEDLLEIEKHSTREKLDSVMRAKIELDAYTKAVVEEAVRKTGAAIQKSALSDRNRIEKNRQRRKMEKEMNRTQEAFVLGKPPVANERKAQIVPLSANDSSHLETSYIPPAKKISQIKAYLKEDDGEST
- a CDS encoding TnsD family Tn7-like transposition protein, whose protein sequence is MLTFFPDPYPDEILYSVFGRYHLRSGNISCKATLMDLFGTTSVVATIDLPSHLQMLCDRLPANHGYNPEKFIRENTLFPFYAPFLPEQRANHVVELIKSSRGNGIHTSTGIMAGGVVTKNQLYLCRKCYSEDIQMFGEAYWHRTHQAPGVYFCPKHQEILWVYKSVSMNRHEYIPVPLKLDQSQVKKSLAITDLSTKTMHYLNELVKDIHLLLTHTSIPYLYKTKQTILPRLRQLGYATVNGRIKQDKLHEQFRLFYGEELLNLLDSNIEGETSWLTFATRKERRVVHPVRQLLLIRLLYGSFEEFLKNYGQEYLPFGKNPWPCLNKAAAHYMNSVVTTCKITTCSDTRRPVGTFYCGCGFVYSRRGPDQVEEDRYRIGRVKRFGEIWFSKLDELLKQDNLSLRKIAKELGVDTNTVIKYSKPTSSFEIVNQNEAVTKQTNNAKKIKPEERKKSPVNKETGQANRVNWELRDLELSIIVETECKKILADLDNKPTRVTFSRVAKRIGKLNFMQRNKGKLPITMSVLGQYVESVEHFQTRRVKWIVQELVAGNEELKRWRIEKLAGLKPGYGEQVQDEIEKQLKQFAFYAPKPWSEGEITWRQLN